In Deinococcus sp. HSC-46F16, the following are encoded in one genomic region:
- a CDS encoding YfiT family bacillithiol transferase — translation MTDPRFPLGPMPQPLTLTPEERAEAVGAIRDFPDQLRAAVANQPDAVLDTPYRDGGWTVRQVVHHLADSHMNAVVRLKLALTEDRPTIRPYEEGEWAKLPDMRLPVAPSLALLGGLHVRWAALLESLSPEEWPREWTHPALGQAYTVDTLAAMYAWHGLHHLAHIRRVVG, via the coding sequence GTGACCGACCCGCGTTTTCCCCTCGGGCCGATGCCGCAGCCCCTCACCCTGACGCCGGAGGAGCGGGCGGAGGCGGTGGGGGCCATCCGTGACTTTCCCGACCAGCTTCGCGCCGCCGTCGCCAATCAGCCGGACGCCGTGCTGGACACGCCCTACCGGGACGGTGGCTGGACGGTGCGGCAGGTCGTCCACCACCTCGCCGACAGCCATATGAACGCGGTGGTACGCCTCAAGCTTGCGCTAACCGAGGACCGCCCGACGATCAGGCCCTACGAGGAGGGCGAGTGGGCGAAATTGCCCGACATGCGGCTCCCCGTTGCCCCCAGCCTCGCACTGCTGGGTGGGCTGCACGTTCGCTGGGCCGCCCTCCTCGAAAGCCTGAGCCCGGAGGAATGGCCGCGCGAGTGGACCCACCCCGCGCTGGGGCAGGCCTATACCGTGGACACGCTGGCCGCGATGTACGCCTGGCACGGTCTGCACCACCTGGCCCACATCCGCCGGGTGGTGGGCTGA
- a CDS encoding nucleotide pyrophosphohydrolase has protein sequence MSQTPTSLPRPSLTFEDARRRVDAYISQFEEGYFPPLLMLARLTEETGEIARVIAHGNGKRPKPGEEAGDLEMELADLLFVMVCMANERGLSLERGFERMMAKVETRDADRWTRKEAGE, from the coding sequence ATGAGCCAGACCCCCACGAGCCTCCCCCGCCCAAGCCTGACCTTCGAGGACGCCCGGCGCCGCGTGGACGCCTATATCTCGCAGTTCGAGGAGGGGTACTTCCCGCCCCTGCTGATGCTGGCCCGCCTCACCGAGGAAACCGGCGAGATCGCCCGCGTGATCGCCCACGGCAATGGCAAAAGGCCCAAGCCCGGCGAGGAGGCGGGCGACCTGGAGATGGAACTTGCCGACCTCCTCTTCGTGATGGTCTGTATGGCAAACGAGCGGGGCCTGAGTCTGGAGCGCGGGTTTGAGCGGATGATGGCGAAGGTCGAGACGCGCGACGCCGACCGCTGGACGAGAAAGGAGGCGGGCGAGTGA
- the era gene encoding GTPase Era: MTDLPSFPDSGDTQTPNPGTHSGFVAIVGKPNVGKSTLLNAFLNTKVAPTSPRPQTTRRGVRGIHSTDTHQIVFVDTPGLHKPKDALGKYMNQEVHSALSDVDVILWVVDLRHPPTDEDQLVARQVRDLPKPLFLIGNKTDAAKYPDEAMKLYRALLEERTGETTETMLSAQNSPEAVGTLREQILDALPENPFFFPRGSASDQSREQWAAEIIREEAMKKLRDELPYAVATRVNRWTEREDGLQRIEGEIVVEKNAHKGMVIGAGGKQLREIGQAARKQLEVFLNRKVFLGLEVIVIPGWREDEEALRELGYE, encoded by the coding sequence ATGACGGACCTCCCCTCCTTCCCCGACTCCGGCGACACCCAGACCCCTAATCCAGGGACACACAGCGGGTTCGTCGCCATCGTCGGCAAGCCCAACGTCGGCAAGAGCACGCTGCTCAACGCCTTTCTCAACACCAAGGTGGCCCCCACCAGCCCCCGGCCTCAGACCACCCGCCGGGGCGTGCGCGGCATCCACTCCACCGACACGCACCAGATCGTCTTTGTGGACACGCCGGGCCTCCACAAGCCCAAGGACGCCCTGGGCAAGTACATGAACCAGGAGGTCCACAGTGCGCTCAGCGACGTGGACGTGATCCTGTGGGTCGTGGACCTGCGCCACCCCCCCACCGACGAAGATCAGCTCGTGGCCCGGCAGGTGCGCGACCTGCCCAAGCCTCTCTTTCTGATCGGCAACAAGACCGACGCCGCCAAGTATCCCGACGAGGCGATGAAGCTCTACCGCGCCCTGCTCGAAGAGCGCACGGGCGAGACGACCGAAACCATGCTCAGCGCCCAGAACAGCCCTGAGGCGGTGGGCACGCTGCGCGAGCAGATTCTGGACGCGCTGCCGGAAAACCCCTTCTTCTTCCCGCGCGGCAGTGCGTCGGACCAGAGCCGTGAGCAGTGGGCCGCCGAGATCATCCGCGAGGAAGCGATGAAAAAGCTGCGCGACGAGCTGCCCTACGCCGTCGCCACCCGCGTCAACCGCTGGACCGAGCGCGAGGACGGCCTCCAGCGCATCGAGGGCGAGATCGTCGTCGAGAAGAACGCCCACAAGGGCATGGTGATCGGCGCCGGGGGCAAGCAACTGCGCGAGATCGGGCAGGCCGCCCGCAAGCAGCTCGAAGTGTTCCTGAACCGCAAGGTGTTCCTGGGGCTGGAGGTCATCGTGATTCCCGGCTGGCGCGAGGATGAGGAGGCGCTGCGGGAACTGGGGTACGAGTAA
- a CDS encoding monovalent cation/H+ antiporter complex subunit F, protein MIINLALGIVTLSVLLVTYRVLRGPSWGDRIMAFDFLSVNLVVLFALIAVRTGYLVMLDAALVLSLLGFLSTVALTRYLLLGRVMK, encoded by the coding sequence ATGATCATCAACCTGGCCCTGGGCATCGTGACCCTCTCGGTGCTGCTCGTGACCTACCGCGTGCTGCGCGGCCCCTCGTGGGGCGACCGCATCATGGCCTTCGACTTCCTGAGCGTGAATCTGGTCGTGCTGTTTGCCCTGATCGCGGTGCGGACCGGTTACCTCGTGATGCTCGACGCCGCGCTGGTCCTGAGCCTGCTGGGGTTTCTCTCCACCGTGGCCCTGACCCGCTACCTGCTGCTGGGCCGGGTGATGAAGTGA
- a CDS encoding sodium:proton antiporter — METLFAVIIGLLVAAGVFLVLSRVIVRVVLGLTFIGYAANLAILTVAGLRDVSPPLLTLPGPYMDPLPQALILTAIVIGFATTALLLTVALRAYQVAGHDDVEAFGDSLARDPDAHDGSFADPEHQSPDRPDVEDEEVTPVVAGGRP; from the coding sequence ATGGAAACCCTGTTTGCCGTGATTATCGGCCTGCTGGTGGCGGCAGGCGTCTTTCTGGTGCTCTCGCGGGTGATCGTGCGGGTGGTGCTGGGGCTGACCTTTATCGGCTACGCGGCCAACCTCGCCATCCTGACCGTGGCGGGGCTGCGCGACGTGTCGCCGCCGCTGCTGACGCTGCCCGGCCCCTACATGGACCCCCTGCCGCAGGCGCTGATCCTGACCGCGATCGTGATCGGCTTCGCCACCACCGCGCTGCTGCTCACGGTGGCGCTGCGGGCCTATCAGGTCGCCGGACACGACGACGTGGAGGCCTTTGGGGACAGCCTCGCCCGTGACCCGGACGCCCACGACGGCTCCTTTGCCGACCCCGAGCACCAGAGCCCCGACCGCCCCGACGTGGAGGACGAAGAGGTCACCCCCGTCGTCGCCGGAGGGCGCCCGTGA
- the mnhG gene encoding monovalent cation/H(+) antiporter subunit G: MDDFRPARDLPILFGAFFVLTAAIGVVRFPDLYSRLHASSKLVTLGSAGIFLGVAFALNDAAAFTRLAAVLLFQFLTTPLSAYLIAQAAYLRGLPPILGDGRGEGIDEWGALGRADEVAQADREALRVLAEEGLADEG; this comes from the coding sequence GTGGATGACTTCCGGCCCGCCCGCGACCTCCCGATTCTGTTCGGGGCCTTTTTCGTGCTCACGGCGGCGATCGGGGTGGTGCGCTTTCCGGACCTCTACTCGCGGCTGCACGCGAGCAGCAAGCTCGTCACGCTGGGGTCGGCGGGCATCTTCCTGGGGGTGGCCTTTGCGCTCAACGACGCGGCGGCCTTTACCCGGCTGGCGGCGGTGCTGCTGTTTCAGTTCCTGACCACGCCCCTCTCGGCGTACCTGATCGCGCAGGCGGCCTACCTGCGGGGCCTGCCGCCCATCCTGGGGGACGGGCGGGGCGAGGGGATCGACGAGTGGGGCGCCCTGGGCCGCGCCGACGAGGTCGCGCAGGCCGACCGCGAGGCCCTGCGGGTGCTGGCCGAGGAGGGCCTCGCGGACGAGGGGTAG
- a CDS encoding Nudix hydrolase, with protein sequence MQHDERTHVPVSLHAGGVVILNERGDILLVCELGVPGQMEKAGLWHIPSGSVEDGENPQDTAVREAYEETGLRVRLVKYLNTYLGQFPDGAFILRHIWLAEPLPGQTVAPTFTDEVAEARYVSREEFAALYEAGQVRMYQTKLFYEAALRERGRLGIQSGGANA encoded by the coding sequence ATGCAGCACGACGAGCGCACACACGTTCCCGTCTCGCTGCACGCGGGAGGCGTGGTCATCCTGAATGAGCGCGGCGACATCCTGCTGGTGTGCGAACTCGGCGTGCCGGGGCAGATGGAGAAGGCCGGGCTGTGGCACATCCCCTCGGGCAGCGTGGAGGACGGCGAGAACCCGCAGGACACCGCCGTGCGCGAGGCCTACGAGGAAACCGGGCTGCGCGTGCGGCTGGTGAAGTACCTCAACACCTACCTGGGCCAGTTCCCCGACGGCGCATTCATCCTGCGCCACATCTGGCTGGCCGAGCCGCTGCCGGGGCAGACCGTCGCCCCCACCTTCACCGACGAGGTGGCCGAGGCCCGTTACGTGAGCCGGGAGGAGTTCGCCGCGCTGTATGAGGCCGGGCAGGTTCGGATGTACCAGACCAAACTCTTTTACGAGGCTGCCCTGCGCGAACGGGGGCGCCTGGGCATCCAAAGCGGAGGGGCGAACGCCTGA
- a CDS encoding DUF4384 domain-containing protein: MHKLALFGALALGLSSCTVTVGSTLGLAGSRSNLIADLRPDRGEGATYLVGEAVRFQLTTRTPGYVTLVALQPGGVASTLVQGVSVQAGTTVFPRPQDGVTYNVAPPRGLQRVRAIFTRVRPTTELVFSGVYNDGQWNAVTTQYVQPYASADRDVQETYLYIR, from the coding sequence ATGCACAAACTCGCCTTGTTCGGCGCCCTGGCCCTGGGCCTCAGCTCCTGCACCGTGACCGTCGGCAGCACCCTCGGCCTCGCGGGAAGCCGCAGCAACCTGATCGCGGACCTGCGCCCCGACCGGGGGGAGGGGGCCACCTACCTCGTGGGCGAGGCCGTGCGCTTCCAGCTCACCACCCGCACGCCGGGCTACGTCACGCTGGTCGCCCTGCAACCCGGCGGGGTCGCCAGCACGCTGGTGCAGGGCGTCTCCGTGCAGGCGGGCACCACCGTCTTTCCCCGCCCGCAGGACGGCGTGACCTACAACGTGGCCCCGCCGCGCGGCCTCCAGCGTGTCCGGGCGATCTTCACCCGCGTGCGGCCCACGACCGAACTCGTCTTCAGTGGGGTCTACAACGACGGCCAGTGGAATGCGGTCACGACCCAGTACGTGCAGCCCTACGCCTCCGCCGACCGCGACGTGCAGGAAACCTACCTCTACATTCGCTGA
- a CDS encoding TerC family protein: protein MDLWMTLWMGKPVWMWAVFFGLVLGLLVFDLGVLARRRGERGEDLGVGASLRLSAFYIAVALLYGAWVWWALGAESGMAYLTGFAVEKALALDNVFVISVIFAALAIPRALQHRVLFWGILGVIVLRGIMIALGAALVSQFDWVMWVFGAFLLLTGVKLLRGGGGHGEAPDLQRHVVVRALRRVLPLSPKLDGQKFLTRLPDAAGRLRLHATPLLLALLLVEFADLVFAVDSIPAIFAITQDPFIVYTSNIFAILGLRALYFALGALVERFWALKPALALVLVFIGGKIFWGQALGKVDPAISLTVTLAILGGGVLVSLWRPRGGTGDAAKA from the coding sequence ATGGACCTGTGGATGACGTTGTGGATGGGCAAGCCCGTGTGGATGTGGGCAGTCTTTTTCGGGCTGGTGCTGGGCCTGCTGGTCTTCGACCTCGGGGTGCTCGCGCGGCGACGGGGAGAGCGGGGCGAGGACCTGGGGGTGGGCGCCAGCCTGCGCCTGAGTGCTTTTTACATCGCCGTGGCGCTCCTCTATGGCGCGTGGGTGTGGTGGGCGCTGGGCGCCGAGAGCGGCATGGCGTACCTGACGGGCTTCGCGGTGGAGAAGGCGCTGGCCCTCGACAACGTGTTCGTGATCAGCGTGATTTTCGCGGCGCTGGCGATTCCCCGCGCCCTGCAGCACCGGGTGCTGTTCTGGGGCATCCTGGGCGTGATCGTGCTGCGCGGCATCATGATCGCGCTGGGCGCGGCGCTGGTCTCGCAGTTCGACTGGGTGATGTGGGTGTTCGGCGCCTTCCTGCTGCTGACCGGCGTCAAGCTGCTGCGCGGGGGCGGCGGGCACGGCGAGGCCCCTGACCTCCAGCGGCACGTCGTGGTGAGGGCGCTGCGGCGGGTGCTGCCCCTCAGCCCGAAGCTGGACGGCCAGAAGTTTCTGACCCGGCTGCCCGACGCCGCCGGGCGGCTGCGGCTGCACGCCACGCCGCTGCTGCTGGCCCTCCTGCTGGTCGAGTTCGCCGATCTGGTGTTCGCGGTGGATTCCATCCCGGCGATCTTCGCCATCACGCAAGACCCCTTTATCGTGTACACCAGCAACATCTTCGCCATCCTGGGGCTGCGGGCGCTGTATTTCGCGCTGGGTGCCCTGGTCGAGCGCTTCTGGGCCCTCAAGCCCGCGCTCGCGCTGGTGCTCGTCTTTATCGGCGGCAAGATTTTCTGGGGGCAGGCGCTCGGCAAGGTGGACCCGGCGATCAGCCTCACGGTGACCCTGGCGATTCTGGGCGGCGGCGTGCTCGTCAGCCTGTGGCGCCCGCGCGGTGGAACGGGGGACGCGGCCAAGGCGTAA
- a CDS encoding Na+/H+ antiporter subunit E gives MSRLTLACLLAVVWALLLGGPGVRNLAVGLALGVLIVRLFPRAVGARAAPQRPPDLRATLRRGIGWLAFVGFFLRELAVANVQVALLALRPHPPLNALIVEVPLRLRSEGLLTVLSAAITLMPGTVTMGLSRDRRTLYAHAIGTADAEAARASIVRVERYLLPLDTPFPLSPTGGPA, from the coding sequence GTGAGCCGTCTCACCCTGGCCTGCCTGCTGGCGGTGGTCTGGGCGCTGCTGCTGGGCGGGCCGGGCGTGCGGAACCTCGCGGTCGGGCTGGCGCTGGGGGTACTGATCGTGCGGCTGTTTCCACGGGCGGTGGGGGCACGCGCGGCCCCCCAGAGGCCACCTGACCTGCGGGCCACCCTGCGGCGTGGGATCGGCTGGCTGGCCTTCGTCGGCTTTTTCCTGCGCGAGCTGGCGGTGGCGAACGTGCAGGTCGCGCTCCTCGCACTGCGGCCCCACCCCCCCCTCAACGCCCTGATCGTGGAGGTCCCGCTGCGGCTGCGGAGCGAGGGGCTGCTGACCGTCCTCTCCGCCGCGATCACCCTGATGCCGGGCACTGTCACGATGGGCCTGAGCCGCGACCGCCGCACCCTCTACGCCCACGCCATCGGCACCGCCGACGCCGAGGCGGCCCGCGCGTCCATCGTGCGGGTGGAGCGTTACCTGCTGCCGCTGGACACTCCTTTTCCCCTCTCCCCCACCGGAGGCCCCGCATGA
- the ftsH gene encoding ATP-dependent zinc metalloprotease FtsH, with amino-acid sequence MRRSRLHPAVPRLLLPLLLLASLATHAQASRAAAPAPGSQETRPGPALPPARYTLNRLFEDAEAGRIRLLTLAGTGDASVYLEDQTRPVSLVVPTDAATQASTLTRLRQADVPLRVVTGGSPFAWVGSVLPLILTGLILLVLWRSLRGGAGGGNAAGNFGKSKAAVISEGQIKLTFADVAGCDEAKQDLQEVVDFLRHPERYHQLGARIPHGVLLVGPPGSGKTLLAKAVAGEARVPYFSISGSDFVEMFVGVGAARVRDLFEQARKSAPCIVFIDEIDAVGRKRGVNLQGGNDEREQTLNQLLVEMDGFASGQEVIILAATNRPDVLDAALLRPGRFDRQVVVDAPDVRGREMILRIHARKKPLDPSVDLGVIARRTAGMVGADLENLLNEAALGAARAGRSKIVMRDVEEARDRVLMGPERRSLVVREADRRVTAYHEVGHALAAQLLPHAQRVAKLTVVPRGRAAGYMMPDADDRLHVTRPALEDMVAVALAGRAAEEVVFGEITTGAQNDFQQATGLARRMVTEWGMSPRIGKVALAEGEGSFLGGGPQLVPMSEATAHTVDEEVRGIIEAAYARAVALVQTHLVRVHEVVEVLMRRETLSGEEFSTLLAGGTLDELPLPPPAPLPPAPLPA; translated from the coding sequence ATGCGCCGCTCCCGCCTGCACCCCGCCGTGCCCCGGCTGCTGCTGCCACTGCTGCTGCTCGCGTCCCTGGCGACCCACGCCCAGGCCAGCCGCGCGGCGGCCCCGGCCCCCGGCTCCCAGGAGACGCGGCCCGGCCCGGCCCTCCCCCCGGCCCGCTACACGCTCAACCGCCTGTTCGAGGACGCTGAGGCCGGGCGAATCCGGCTGCTGACGCTGGCGGGCACCGGGGACGCCTCGGTGTATCTGGAAGATCAGACGCGGCCCGTCTCCCTGGTGGTCCCCACCGACGCGGCGACCCAGGCCTCCACCCTGACCCGGCTGCGGCAGGCCGACGTGCCCCTGCGGGTCGTGACGGGCGGTTCGCCCTTCGCATGGGTGGGGTCGGTGCTCCCGCTGATCCTGACCGGGCTGATCCTGCTGGTGCTGTGGCGCTCGCTGCGCGGCGGGGCGGGCGGAGGAAACGCGGCGGGGAACTTCGGGAAGTCGAAAGCGGCGGTGATCAGCGAGGGCCAGATCAAACTGACCTTTGCCGATGTCGCGGGCTGTGACGAGGCCAAGCAGGACTTGCAGGAAGTCGTCGACTTCCTGCGCCACCCCGAGCGTTACCACCAGCTCGGTGCCCGCATTCCCCACGGGGTGTTGCTGGTCGGCCCCCCCGGTTCCGGCAAGACCCTCCTGGCCAAAGCGGTCGCGGGCGAAGCCCGCGTCCCCTACTTCTCCATCTCCGGCTCCGACTTCGTCGAGATGTTCGTCGGCGTCGGCGCCGCCCGCGTCCGTGACCTCTTCGAGCAGGCCCGCAAGTCCGCCCCCTGCATCGTCTTTATCGACGAGATCGACGCCGTGGGCCGAAAGCGCGGCGTCAACCTCCAGGGCGGCAACGACGAACGCGAACAGACGTTGAATCAGTTGCTGGTGGAAATGGACGGCTTCGCCTCCGGGCAGGAAGTCATCATCCTGGCCGCCACCAACCGCCCCGATGTCCTGGACGCCGCGCTGCTGCGTCCAGGACGCTTCGACCGTCAGGTGGTCGTGGACGCCCCCGACGTGCGGGGGCGGGAGATGATCCTGCGCATTCATGCCCGCAAGAAGCCCCTGGATCCCAGCGTCGATCTGGGGGTGATTGCCCGCCGGACGGCGGGGATGGTGGGGGCGGATCTGGAGAACCTGCTGAACGAGGCGGCGCTGGGGGCGGCGCGGGCGGGGCGGTCGAAGATCGTGATGCGGGATGTGGAAGAAGCGCGGGACCGGGTGCTGATGGGACCGGAGCGCCGCTCGCTGGTGGTGCGGGAAGCGGACCGGCGGGTGACGGCCTACCACGAGGTCGGTCACGCCCTCGCCGCTCAACTGCTGCCCCACGCCCAGCGGGTCGCCAAGCTCACCGTGGTGCCGCGTGGCCGGGCGGCGGGCTACATGATGCCCGACGCCGACGACCGCCTGCACGTCACCCGCCCCGCGCTGGAAGACATGGTCGCCGTGGCGCTCGCGGGCCGCGCCGCCGAGGAGGTCGTGTTCGGAGAGATCACGACAGGTGCCCAGAACGACTTCCAGCAGGCGACCGGCCTCGCCCGGCGAATGGTCACCGAGTGGGGCATGTCGCCGCGCATCGGCAAGGTGGCGCTGGCCGAGGGCGAGGGAAGCTTCCTGGGGGGCGGCCCGCAGCTTGTGCCCATGAGCGAGGCGACCGCGCACACGGTGGACGAGGAGGTCCGGGGCATCATCGAGGCGGCCTACGCCCGCGCCGTCGCCCTCGTGCAGACGCACCTGGTCCGCGTCCACGAGGTTGTCGAGGTGCTGATGCGCCGCGAGACGCTCAGCGGGGAGGAGTTCTCCACCCTGCTCGCGGGCGGCACCCTGGACGAGTTGCCCCTGCCGCCCCCGGCGCCCCTCCCGCCCGCGCCGCTGCCCGCCTGA
- a CDS encoding YIP1 family protein, translated as MTPPTRLQASYADLFAQSAAVLSRPSPETFELFERRGDTRQAFLYVGLAAVVSAVVAAIFAPFHEDVTVLGQLLTRLILIPLQFAVFTGLVYGLGRLLFRGTGSYAEVAYTFSLFYVPLSLLGTLLGIIPIVNWIVSLGVTLALIFFGFLAVQSSMNLRGAVQAGVTLLLAALVNGLLVDRLIAPALLAPFPGN; from the coding sequence ATGACTCCTCCGACCCGTCTCCAGGCCAGTTACGCGGACCTGTTCGCCCAGAGCGCGGCGGTGCTGTCGCGGCCCAGTCCCGAGACCTTCGAACTGTTCGAGCGCCGGGGCGACACCCGGCAAGCGTTCCTGTACGTGGGGCTGGCGGCGGTCGTCTCGGCGGTCGTGGCGGCGATCTTCGCGCCCTTTCACGAGGACGTGACGGTGCTGGGGCAACTGCTCACGCGGCTGATCCTGATTCCGCTGCAATTTGCGGTCTTCACCGGGCTGGTCTACGGGCTGGGGCGGCTGCTGTTCCGGGGCACCGGGAGCTACGCCGAGGTCGCCTACACCTTTTCGCTGTTCTACGTGCCGCTGAGCCTCCTGGGCACCCTGCTGGGCATCATCCCCATCGTGAACTGGATCGTCAGCCTGGGGGTCACGCTGGCGCTGATCTTTTTCGGTTTCCTGGCGGTGCAGTCCAGCATGAACCTGCGCGGCGCCGTGCAGGCGGGCGTGACGTTGCTGCTGGCCGCCCTGGTCAACGGCCTGCTGGTCGACCGCCTGATCGCCCCGGCGCTGCTGGCGCCCTTTCCCGGCAACTGA
- a CDS encoding proton-conducting transporter membrane subunit, whose protein sequence is MTPADLAWLPLAPILTPLGIGVLLLYPWRRPVRAGLALAGALAVLLFAAWLVAATSGGAVLVSSLGGWSAPFGIVMTADRLAAWMSLLAAVSGVLAVWQAAADPDPVREKHHLFGLLFFLFAGVQLSFLTGDLFNLFVAFEVMLVASYALAVLGSTREQLREGFRYIVMNLVASALLVVTCGLAYGVLGTLNFAHLAQRSAELGPNTTVTAVGVLLLIVFAAKGALFPLGFWLPGTYPALPPAVGAFFAAVLTKVGVYALIRVFTTVFNQDPALPNTLLLGLGAVTMLFGAFGAVSQREWRRIFSFTVISSVGYLAFGLGIGTPEALRASVAYLAVSVLVTAALFAIAAVAERASGSRLVAVRGMLDFLPLLAACFLLCALTVAGLPPSGGFVAKYALVRAGLAQGSPLALAAVFSALLASLILLYAMLGVWRGFFWGKHLVMFPVYRVPLALRAAAYAATALVAGLTLFAGPLLGWADATAAELSEPGQYIRGVLGDEPVVIPPPPTVPEEP, encoded by the coding sequence GTGACCCCGGCCGACCTCGCGTGGCTGCCGCTGGCGCCCATCCTGACGCCGCTGGGAATCGGCGTGCTGCTGCTGTACCCCTGGCGCCGCCCGGTGCGGGCAGGGCTGGCGCTCGCCGGGGCGCTCGCGGTGCTGCTGTTCGCGGCGTGGCTCGTCGCGGCCACCTCGGGCGGGGCGGTGCTGGTGAGCAGCCTGGGGGGCTGGTCCGCGCCCTTCGGCATCGTGATGACCGCCGACCGCCTAGCGGCGTGGATGAGCCTGCTCGCGGCGGTCAGCGGAGTGCTGGCGGTGTGGCAGGCGGCCGCCGACCCCGACCCGGTGCGCGAGAAGCACCACCTCTTCGGGCTGCTGTTCTTCCTGTTCGCGGGGGTGCAGCTCTCCTTCCTGACGGGGGACCTCTTCAACCTGTTCGTGGCGTTCGAGGTGATGCTGGTCGCCTCCTACGCGCTCGCGGTGCTGGGGTCCACCCGCGAGCAACTGCGCGAGGGCTTCCGTTACATCGTGATGAATCTGGTGGCCTCGGCGCTGCTGGTGGTGACCTGCGGGCTGGCCTACGGGGTGCTGGGCACGCTGAACTTCGCGCACCTCGCGCAGCGCTCGGCGGAACTGGGGCCGAACACCACGGTGACGGCGGTGGGCGTGCTGCTGCTGATCGTGTTCGCGGCCAAGGGAGCGCTCTTTCCGCTGGGCTTCTGGCTGCCGGGCACCTACCCGGCGCTGCCGCCCGCCGTCGGGGCCTTTTTCGCGGCGGTGCTCACCAAGGTGGGGGTCTACGCCCTGATCCGGGTGTTCACGACGGTTTTCAATCAGGACCCCGCCCTGCCCAACACGCTGCTGCTGGGGCTGGGCGCCGTGACGATGCTCTTCGGGGCCTTCGGCGCGGTGAGCCAGCGCGAGTGGCGGCGCATCTTCTCCTTCACGGTGATCAGCTCGGTGGGCTACCTGGCCTTCGGGCTGGGGATCGGCACCCCGGAGGCGCTGCGGGCGAGCGTGGCGTACCTCGCGGTGAGCGTGCTCGTGACGGCGGCGCTGTTCGCCATCGCGGCGGTCGCGGAGCGGGCGTCCGGGTCGCGGCTGGTCGCGGTGCGGGGAATGCTGGACTTTCTGCCGCTGCTGGCCGCGTGCTTCCTGCTGTGTGCGCTGACGGTGGCGGGGCTGCCGCCCTCGGGGGGGTTTGTCGCCAAGTACGCGCTGGTGCGGGCCGGATTGGCCCAGGGGTCGCCGCTGGCGCTGGCCGCCGTGTTCAGCGCCCTGCTCGCCAGCCTGATCCTGCTGTACGCGATGCTGGGCGTGTGGCGCGGGTTTTTCTGGGGCAAGCACCTCGTGATGTTCCCGGTGTACCGGGTGCCCCTCGCGCTGCGGGCCGCCGCCTACGCCGCGACCGCGCTCGTCGCGGGGCTGACCCTCTTTGCCGGGCCGCTGCTGGGCTGGGCCGACGCGACCGCCGCCGAGCTGAGCGAGCCCGGTCAGTACATCCGGGGCGTGCTGGGCGACGAACCGGTCGTGATTCCGCCCCCGCCCACCGTGCCGGAGGAACCGTGA
- a CDS encoding Na(+)/H(+) antiporter subunit B, producing the protein MTRPPSSPPGREAPAPAPLSGDPILRSTSRAVFALVLLFAFLLLWRGHNAPGGGFIAGLMTACALVLHRIAYGFSALRTDPARLIPWGLALSFVTGLVPYLLGRPYLKSDYGYITTAVTGEFEWATALLFDLGVFLVVVGASLAIAYALTEVAPQETVEGDE; encoded by the coding sequence ATGACCCGGCCCCCCTCTTCCCCCCCCGGCCGGGAGGCTCCGGCCCCCGCGCCGCTGTCGGGCGACCCCATCCTGCGCTCGACCAGCCGGGCAGTGTTCGCGCTGGTGCTGCTGTTCGCCTTTCTGCTGCTGTGGCGCGGGCACAACGCGCCGGGGGGCGGCTTTATCGCCGGGCTGATGACCGCGTGCGCGCTGGTGCTGCACCGCATCGCCTACGGCTTTTCCGCGCTGCGGACCGACCCGGCGCGGCTGATTCCCTGGGGGCTGGCGCTCTCCTTCGTGACCGGGCTGGTGCCCTACCTGCTGGGGAGGCCCTACCTCAAGAGCGACTACGGCTACATCACCACGGCCGTCACGGGCGAGTTCGAGTGGGCGACGGCGCTGCTCTTTGACCTCGGCGTCTTTCTGGTCGTCGTGGGGGCCAGCCTCGCCATCGCCTACGCGCTGACCGAGGTGGCCCCGCAGGAGACGGTGGAGGGGGACGAATGA